A region of Necator americanus strain Aroian chromosome I, whole genome shotgun sequence DNA encodes the following proteins:
- a CDS encoding hypothetical protein (NECATOR_CHRI.G2833.T1): MEGVSRFTQARDGIRSFVLRQRSKIRDAVAFAKESKIRWTEHMMRFNDNCWPRAVNGRVPCDIKRTTGGLPTRWSDFFTEFFKEDYDAPGVPRKRGTTWVLWHDRDKWKSY, from the coding sequence ATGGaaggagtatcccgcttcacgcaagcgagagacgggattcgaagttttgTCCTACGtcagcggtcgaagattaggGATGCCGTCGCGTTTGcgaaggaaagcaaaataaggtggaCCGAACACATGAtgcgcttcaacgacaacTGTTGGCCCAGAGCTGTGAACGGCAGGGTTCCatgcgatattaagcgcactacaggaggACTGCCGActcgatggtcagatttcttcacggaGTTCTTCAAAGAAGATTATGATGCTCCCGGTGTGCCACGCAAAAGAGGAACTACCTGGGTACTCTGGCACGATCGGGACAAGTGGAAGAGTTACTGA